DNA sequence from the Candidatus Methylomirabilota bacterium genome:
TCGGTGGCCTCGCTCCTGCTGACCACGGAGGCGCTGATCACCGATCTGCCCGAAGAGAAGCCGGCGGCGGCCCCGCCGATGCCTCACGGGGATTTCTAAGGCGTATCGCGCGAGACCCACGGCCCTTGCCGGAGACGGCAAGGGCCGTGCTATTTCGTCCACTCTTGACCCGAGATTGTCTTTCGCGGCAGGCTCTGGTAACGTTAAGCGCTTTCAATCGGGACAAGCGCTGAATTCTGGGGAGGTGAGTGGTTTGTATCCGTACGAAATCCTATTGATCTTCGACCCGCGACCCACCGAAGAGGAGGTGACCGCGCTCCTGACCAAGCTGCAGGAGACGCTCCGTTCCCTCGGCGGCGAGGTCACGAAGGCCGAGAGCTGGGGGAAGCGCCGGCTCGCCTACGAGATCCGGAAGCAGCGGGAAGGCACCTACGCGGTGATCGAGTGCAAGGCGGTGCCGGCGGTCGTCAAGGAGTACGAGCGCCAGCTGACGCTGAACGAGCAGGTACTCCGGCACTTCACGACTCGCGTGCCCGTGCGCAAGCGGATCCGGTCGGCGCCCAAGCCGCAGACCCCGGCGGTGGAGGAGGTCGTCTGATGGCGAGCCTGAACCGGGTGTTCTTGATCGGCAACCTGACGCGCACGCCCGAGCTTCGGTATACCCCGAGCGGTACCGCGGTGGCGGACCTGCGGCTGGCCGTCAACCGCAACTACACGACCCAGGGCGGAGAGAAGCGCGAGGAGACCTGCTTCCTCACCGTGGTGGTGTGGGGCAAGCAGGCCGAGAGCTGCGGCGAGTACCTCGACAAGGGTAGCCCGATCATGGTCGAGGGGCGGCTGCAGACGCGCGACTGGGAGACGAAGGACGGGCAGAAGCGCAGCGTGGTCGAGGTCGTCGCGGAACGGGTGCAGTTCATGGGTCGCGGCAAGACGGCGGGCGCGCCCGCGGTGCCCGAGCCGGTTGAAGCCGGCGGTGGGGGAGACGGCGACGACGAGGTCCCGTTCTAGCTTCTAGCTTCAACAGGAGGAACAAGCCATTCCGCCAGCATCGAAGCCAGTCAAGCGGCGCCGGTTCGGACGTCGCAAGGTTTGCAAGTTCTGCGTCGATCGCGTCGATCTGATCGACCACAAGGATATCCGCCGCCTGCGCAACTTCGTCTCGGAGCGCGGCAAGATCACCCCGCGCCGCATCTCCGGCAGCTGCGCCCGGCATCAGCGGCAGCTCACCCGCGCCGTCCGCCGCGCTCGCACCGTCGCGCTCCTGGCCCAAACCTCGGAGTGACACGAGGCCCATCGGGGAACGGGTAATGAAAATCATTCTGATGGACGACGTGCCCACCCTCGGCCGGCGCGGCGAGGTCCGCGATGTCTCGGACGGCTACGCGCGGAATTTCCTGCTGCCCCAGAAGCTGGCCCTGCACGCGACCGCGACCAATCTGAAGAACCTCGAGCAGATCAAGGCGCGCCAGGACTCCCGGGCGGCCAAGCTGAAGGCCGACGCCCAGGGGCAGGCGCACGCCATCGAGGCCCTGCACTTCTCCCAGCGCCGGCAGGCCTCGGACGAGGGGCGCCTCTTCGGCTCGGTGGGCCGGGCCGACCTGGCCGCGTTCCTGTCCCAGCACGGCATCGAGGTGGAGCGCCGCCGCATCGGGCTCGACGAGCCCATCAAGAGCCTCGGCGAGTTCACGGTGCCGGTCCGCCTGCACGCCGACGTGACCGCCCAGCTGAAGGTGTCCGTCTCGCGCGAGTAGCCGTGGCCACGCTCACCGACCTGCTGACCTCCAAGATTCCTCCCCACAGCCTGGAGGCCGAGCGGGCCGTCCTGGGAGCGATCCTGCTGGAGCGGGAGAGCCTTCCCAAGGCGATCGAGCTGCTCAAGGCGGCCGATTTCTACAAGGAAGGCCACCGCAAGATCTTCGACGCCACCCTCGCGCTCTTCGAGCGCAACGAGCCGGTGGACCTGCTGACCGTCTCGGAGGAGCTCAAGCGGAACGCGTCGCTGGAAGAGGTCGGGGGGCCGGCGGCCCTCGCGAGCCTGGTGGAGGAGGCGGCCACCGCGGCCCACCTGCTCTCCTACGGGGCCATCGTTCGCGAGAAGGCGCTCCTGCGCGACCTCATCCGCATCGCCACCGAGATCATCGGGCAGAGCTACGAGGCCCGCGACGACGTGGACAAGCTCCTCGACGACGCGGAGCGGCTGATCTTCCAGATCTCCGAGCGGCGGATGCAGGGCTCGGCCTTCCCGGTGCGGGCGATCCTGAAGGACACCTTCGAGCACATCGAGAAGCTCTACGACCGCAAGGAGCACATCACCGGGCTCGCCACCGGCTTCGACGAGCTCGACCGGATGACCTCGGGCTTCCAGCCCAGCGACTTCATCATCATCGCGGGCCGGCCGTCGATGGGCAAGACCGCCTTCGCGCTCAACATCGCCAAGTACGCGGGGGTCGAGGACCACAAGCGGGTGCTGGTGCTGAGCCTCGAGATGTCGAAGGAGCAGCTCGTGCAGCGGCTGCTCTGCTCCGAAGCCAAGGTGGACTCGCACAAGGTGCGCACCGGCTACCTCGACCCGCGCGACTGGACGCGCCTCACCAACGCGGCGGGGCGGCTCGCGGAAGCGCCGGTCTACATCGACGACTCGCCCGCCCTGACCGTGCTGGAGGCGCGCGCCAAGGCGCGGCGCATGAAGGCCGAGCACGGGCTCGACCTGATCGTCATCGACTACCTCCAGCTCATGCGCGGGCGTCACCAGCAGGAGAACCGCCAGCAGGAGATCTCGGAGATCTCCCGCTCGCTCAAGGCCCTGGCCAAGGAGCTGAACGTCCCGGTGGTGGCGCTGTCACAGCTCTCCCGCGCGGTGGAGACCCGCGAGCGCAAGGAGCCCCAGCTGTCGGACCTGCGGGAGTCCGGCGCGCTGGAGCAGGACGCCGACGTGATCCTCTTCCTGTACCGGCCGGAGCGCTACGGCCTGCAGTCGGAGGAGGGCGATCGGGTCGCCGACGTCATCATCGGCAAGCAGCGCAACGGGCCGACCGGCAAGGTCCAGGTGACGTTCATCCCCGAGTACGCTTCGTTCGAGCGCCTCGCCAAGCGCGAGGCCCAGCCCTTCTAGCCCGACCTCCGGGCCGGCGCGCTCCGGAGCGAGTTCCCGGATGACCAAGGTCGTCATCGTCGGAGCCGGCAAGGGCGGGCGAGCCCTGCTCGAGATGTTCAGCGGCGACCCCACCGTGACCATCGTCGGGATCGCCGACGTGAACCCCTGGGCGCCCGGGATCGAGCTGGCCCGGCGCCTCAACATCGCGGTGAGCACCGAGCTGCGGGAGCTGATCGCCGATCCCCGCGTCGACCTGATCATCGACGTCACCGGCAGTGCCGAGGTCCAGGCCGCGATCCAGCGCCTGAAGCCGTCCGGCACCGAGGTCATGGGTGGGGCGAGCGCGAAGTTCATGTGGGACCTCCTCGCCGAGCGCAAGCGCAGCGAGGAGCTGGAGGACCGCTACTCCCTGATGCTGCGCGAGCTGCAGGCGAAGGCGGACGGCGACTTCATCATCGGGCAGAACCCGAAGATGCGGGAGCTGGCCGAGCAGATCATCCGGGTCGCCCAGACTCCGACCACCGTGCTGATACGCGGCGAGTCCGGCACCGGCAAGGAGCTGGTGGCGCGGGCGATCCACCGCTATTCGAATCTGCGCGACAAGCCGCTGGTCACCGTGAACTGCACCGCGCTGACCCCCTCGCTGATGGAGTCCGAGCTGTTCGGTCACAAGCGCGGGGCGTTCACTGGCGCGGTGGCCGACAAGGCCGGCCTCTTCGAGAAGGCGGACGGGGCCACCATCTTCCTCGACGAGGTCGGCGACATGCCGCCCGAGATGCAGGGCAAGCTGCTGCGCGTGCTCCAGGCCGGCGAGGTGAAGCCGGTTGGAGACGTGATTACCCGAAAAGTCCGCGTCCGGGTGATCGCGGCCACCAACCGCGATCTCGAGAAGGCGCTCGCCGCCGCCGAGTTCCGCGAGGATCTGTTCTACCGCTTCAACGCCTTCACGGTCGTGCTGCCCCCGCTCCGGGAGCGGAGCGAGGACATTCCGGTCCTGGCCTATCACTTCCTGCGAAAGGCCGAGGCGAAGGTGAACAAGAAGGTGGACCGGTTCTCCCAGGACGCGCTCGATCAGCTCCGGCGGTATGCCTGGCCGGGCAACCTGCGCGAGCTGGAGAACATCATCGAGCGCGCCGTCGTGCTCTCGGAAAGCCAGCAGGTGGAGGTCACACACCTGCCGCTCTATCTTCAGGAATCGGGCTCCATCCAGGTCACCACGAAGGAGGGCTTCGCCCAGGCCAAGGAGCGGGTCATCTCGATGTTCGAGCGTGAAGCGGTGGCCCGCTTCCTCTCCGAGGCCCGGGGGAACGTGTCGGTGGCGGCGCAGAAAGCCGGGATCACGCGCCGCAATTTCCATCGCTTGCTTTCCAAGCACTCGATAAGTCCGAGGAAATACAAGAAAGAGTCGCAGTAGACTCAGTAGTGAGTCGGCAATGACTCACCAGATGGCATCGTAAATCTGCCATGGCGGCGGCATGTTATCTGGCAATACGCAACAATGGCCTGACTATTTATGAGACGTGTGTGTCCCTTTTACAGTGACATCTTGCTGCACAGGTCCAATAGAACGAGCACTTGAATCGCTGGAACGACTCTTGATTCCTCCTTGGCTCATCTCGTGGTCAAGGAGGAGTGCATGGCGGGACAGTGTCGTTGCGGGACGGAAGTGGAGTTCGCGTTCAACCATCTCGGCTGCATCGAATGTGGAGCGGCGTGCTGCCCGGCCTGCTCGTATCAGCTCGAGTCGACCACCTACTGCTCGACCTGCGCCGAGACCCTGCTGGAGCTGCCGTGGGCCCCGGCGATCCCGTCGGCTCAGCCCGCGAGAGCCTGAAGGAGGCGGCATGGAATCCAAGGGTCAGGTGTTTCGGCGGCTGCTGAAGGACGAGCCCTATCTGTTCACCGGCGGGATCTACTCGCCCCTCGACGCCCGGATCGCCGAGCAGGCCGGCATGAAGTCGATCTATCTCAGCGGCTACTCGCTCGCCATGCTCAACGGCTGGCCCGACATGGGCTTCCTCACGATGACCGAGGTCACGAAGGCGGCCTCGATGGTGGCGAGCGCGGTCGAGCTGCCGATCATTGCCGACGCCGACGACGGGTACGGCAATGCACTCTCCACCCTCCGCACCGTGCAGGAGTTCGT
Encoded proteins:
- the rpsR gene encoding 30S ribosomal protein S18, producing the protein MPPASKPVKRRRFGRRKVCKFCVDRVDLIDHKDIRRLRNFVSERGKITPRRISGSCARHQRQLTRAVRRARTVALLAQTSE
- a CDS encoding single-stranded DNA-binding protein; its protein translation is MASLNRVFLIGNLTRTPELRYTPSGTAVADLRLAVNRNYTTQGGEKREETCFLTVVVWGKQAESCGEYLDKGSPIMVEGRLQTRDWETKDGQKRSVVEVVAERVQFMGRGKTAGAPAVPEPVEAGGGGDGDDEVPF
- a CDS encoding sigma 54-interacting transcriptional regulator — translated: MTKVVIVGAGKGGRALLEMFSGDPTVTIVGIADVNPWAPGIELARRLNIAVSTELRELIADPRVDLIIDVTGSAEVQAAIQRLKPSGTEVMGGASAKFMWDLLAERKRSEELEDRYSLMLRELQAKADGDFIIGQNPKMRELAEQIIRVAQTPTTVLIRGESGTGKELVARAIHRYSNLRDKPLVTVNCTALTPSLMESELFGHKRGAFTGAVADKAGLFEKADGATIFLDEVGDMPPEMQGKLLRVLQAGEVKPVGDVITRKVRVRVIAATNRDLEKALAAAEFREDLFYRFNAFTVVLPPLRERSEDIPVLAYHFLRKAEAKVNKKVDRFSQDALDQLRRYAWPGNLRELENIIERAVVLSESQQVEVTHLPLYLQESGSIQVTTKEGFAQAKERVISMFEREAVARFLSEARGNVSVAAQKAGITRRNFHRLLSKHSISPRKYKKESQ
- the rpsF gene encoding 30S ribosomal protein S6, which encodes MSGLYPYEILLIFDPRPTEEEVTALLTKLQETLRSLGGEVTKAESWGKRRLAYEIRKQREGTYAVIECKAVPAVVKEYERQLTLNEQVLRHFTTRVPVRKRIRSAPKPQTPAVEEVV
- the dnaB gene encoding replicative DNA helicase codes for the protein MATLTDLLTSKIPPHSLEAERAVLGAILLERESLPKAIELLKAADFYKEGHRKIFDATLALFERNEPVDLLTVSEELKRNASLEEVGGPAALASLVEEAATAAHLLSYGAIVREKALLRDLIRIATEIIGQSYEARDDVDKLLDDAERLIFQISERRMQGSAFPVRAILKDTFEHIEKLYDRKEHITGLATGFDELDRMTSGFQPSDFIIIAGRPSMGKTAFALNIAKYAGVEDHKRVLVLSLEMSKEQLVQRLLCSEAKVDSHKVRTGYLDPRDWTRLTNAAGRLAEAPVYIDDSPALTVLEARAKARRMKAEHGLDLIVIDYLQLMRGRHQQENRQQEISEISRSLKALAKELNVPVVALSQLSRAVETRERKEPQLSDLRESGALEQDADVILFLYRPERYGLQSEEGDRVADVIIGKQRNGPTGKVQVTFIPEYASFERLAKREAQPF
- the rplI gene encoding 50S ribosomal protein L9, with amino-acid sequence MKIILMDDVPTLGRRGEVRDVSDGYARNFLLPQKLALHATATNLKNLEQIKARQDSRAAKLKADAQGQAHAIEALHFSQRRQASDEGRLFGSVGRADLAAFLSQHGIEVERRRIGLDEPIKSLGEFTVPVRLHADVTAQLKVSVSRE